GCAGGCTGGTGATATCCATCTGGAACGTGACGTTGGCTAGCGGATAGAGCGCGCTGCGGAAGCCCAGCGACCACATGGTCATCACCGCCACCGCCGAAGCGATTACCAGCGGGATCAGCCGCTGCAACGCGGAGATGCCAAACGCGATTTCGGCGACAAAAATGGCCGAGGCAAGCGGGGCGTGATACACCGACGAGAGTCCGGCAGCGGCGGCCATCGCCACTATGTCGCTGTTACGCAAGCCAAGTGATTGCGGTAACCAACGGCCCATCAGGCTGCCGCACAACGCCGAGAGCTGCACCATCGGCCCTTCTTTACCGATTGAGGCACCGCTGCCGATACTGGCAATCGATGACAGGGCGCGAAACAGCGACGTTTTGGTGGGCACCGCATCCAGCCGGGCGTTGATCACCTCCAGATAGTCGGTTTTCACCGTTTCCTGCTGCTCAATGGTGACGGCATAACGTAAAAACCACCCGGCCAGCAGGCCACCCGCACCCACCAACACCGGCCAGAAAATCCACGGCCAGACATGCATTGCCACGGTGATTTCATTATCACTGTTGAACAGCAGACGGTTAATCAGGTCGATCACCCCGCGAAAAGCCAGTGTGACCAGCGAGGCGGCACAACCCACGGGGATAGCAATCAGCAAGGTGGTCCAGTTCAGGGCATGTTTACTTCCGCTCACCCACGCGTCCTCTTCTTTCCGGGTTAAAAAATCGTAGCTGCATCATCATATTGGAATGCGGATCTCAGGATCAAATTTCGCCTGCGTTTGCTAATTACGCCACCCGGTCCGCGTGTTACTCTGCCGTTTTACCCTTGTGGAGAAACCGCACGTGATTCGCTTCGCTATTGTGGGAACCAACTGGATCACCCGCCAGTTTATCGACGCCGCACATGAGAGCGGCAAAATGAAACTGAGCGCCATCTATTCGCGCCTGCAGGAACAGGCTGAGGCGTTCGCAACGGATTACCCCTGCAAGCTGACCTTTACCTCGCTTGAGGCAATGGCGGCCAGTGATGCCATTGATGCGGTCTATATCGCCAGCCCGAACGCACTGCATTGCGAGCAGGCGCTGCTGTTTATGTCACACGGTAAGCATGTGATCTGCGAAAAGCCGCTGGCGTCGAATCTGCGCGAAGCAGAAGCGATGATCGCCTGCGCACGTGACAACAACGTGGTGCTGTTCGAAGCCTTTAAAACCGCCAGCTTACCCACCTTTTTGCAACTGCAAAAAGCATTGCCGCAGGTGGGTAAATTACGCAAAGCGTTACTTAATTATTGCCAGTATTCATCACGTTATCAGCGTTATCTGGAGGGTGAAAACCCCAACACCTTCAATCCCCGCTGGTCGAATGGTTCGATTATGGATATTGGCTACTACTGCCTCGCGGCCGCCGTCACCTTATGGGGGGAGCCGCAGCGCGTAACGGCACAGGCGTCGTTGCTGGCGAGCGGCGTGGACGCACATGGGGTGGTGGTGTTGGGCTACGGCGACTTCGATGTCACGATCTTACATTCGAAGGTGAGTGACTCACTGATACCCAGTGAGATTCAGGGTGAAGCCGGTTCGCTGGTGATCGAAAAAATTTCTGAGTGCCAGCAGTTGCGCTTTACGCCACGTGGCGGTGAAAGCCAAAACCTGACCCAACCGCAGCACATCAACTCGATGCTGTATGAGGCTGAAACCTTTGCACAATTGGTGAGTCGGGGTCAGGTGGAGCATCCGGGGTTGCAGGCGTCACGCATCACAGCGGCGCTGCTGACGGAAATCCGCCGTCAGACTGGTGTGGTATTCCCGGCGGATCATGGCAATTGATGGCGCGTATCCCTGCTGTGTAAATATGTCTAAATATTTCCACATCCCATTGCTTATTGACTCAACTGCACGTAATTTACGCAACTGCAAAGGGGAGTAACTTGTTACCCGCAGTACTATGGGTATAGCTGATTGATCGTCATTACGATGCATAACATGCTGCATCCGGTCATCAGGCAACGCGGAATCTATTCTGAGTTGTAAGTGAGACCTTGCCGGAAGGCGAGGTTTGCTTATATGAAAAAAGCGGCTGACGTCTTCTGACTTCGGCCTTTTTTATTTTCAGGACAGGATACGCTTATGCAATCTGTAGGTACGCCACTACTCTGGGGCAGCTTTGCCGTCGTAGTGCTTATCATGCTGGCGATCGATCTCTTTCTTCAGGGACGACGCGGCGCACAAACTATGTCATTCAAACAAGCGGCGATCTGGTCGCTGGTTTGGGTTTCCCTCTCATTGCTGTTTAGCGCCGCCTTCTGGTGGTATCTCAATGGCACCGTCGGGCGCGAAGTTGCCACCGCCCAAACCCTCGCCTTCCTTACCGGTTATATTCTGGAAAAAGCGCTGGCGGTTGATAACGTCTTCGTCTGGTTGATGCTGTTTAGCTACTTCGCGATTCCGGCCCAATTGCAACGCCGCGTGTTGGTCTATGGCGTATTGGGCGCGATCGTGCTGCGTACTATCATGATTTTTGGCGGCAGCTGGCTGGTCACGCAATTTAGCTGGATTCTCTATCTTTTCGGTGCCTTCCTGCTGTTTACCGGCCTGAAAATGGCGCTGGCGAAGGAAGATGATGACAGCGCTGTGGGTGATAAGCCGCTGGTACGTTGGCTGCGCAAACACCTGCGCATGACTGACAGCCTGGAAGGCGAGAAATTCTTCACCCGTAAAAACGGTGTGCTGTTCGCCACCCCCTTGTTGCTGGTGTTGATTATGGTGGAGCTGAGCGACGTGATCTTTGCTGTCGACAGTATCCCGGCGATCTTTGCCGTCACCACCGATCCCTTCATCGTGCTGACCTCTAACCTGTTCGCCATCCTCGGCCTGCGTGCCATGTATTTCCTGCTGGCAAACGTGGCGGAGCGCTTCTCGATGCTGAAATACGGCCTGGCGATTGTGCTGGTGTTTATCGGTATTAAGATGCTGATCGTTGAGTTCTGGCATATCCCGGTCGGGGTTTCGCTGGCGGTGGTTGGCGTCATTCTGGGGGGAACGCTGCTGATTAATGCCTGGGTTAACCGCAGAAACGACCAGAAGAAGATATCATCATAATCTGCTACAGGGGCGTTAATCGCCCCTGCTTTATTTCGCCACAATAAATAGTCACATTTTATACTGCTGTCACACCTCGCATCACCAGTAGATCAAAAATCCAATCTTCCGCACACAGACAGAATTATCTCTTCCCTCAATGCATGTTTTCCTTATACTCCGCCCGTTAAACTAGGGCTGCGTGGTGGCTCCGCGCAGCAAACTTATTACCGCCATATAAAAAGATCGTGATATGCAAACAAACATCATTGGACGTCTGGGCGCGCTGTTTGCGGGCAGCCTGGTAAAACAAATTATGCTGGGTCTGATCGCCGGTGTGGCACTGGCCTGGTTTTCGCGCGATGCCGCTCTGGCTGTCGGCCTGTTGGGTGAACTGTTCGTTCGCGCGCTGAAAGCGGTGGCACCATTGTTGGTACTGGTGCTGGTGATCTCCTCGATTGCTAACCATCAGCAAGGGCAGAAAACCAATATCCGCCCGATTATCATGCTGTATCTGCTCAGCACCTTCTTTGCCGCCGTGGTCGCGGTCGTTTTCAGCCATCTGTTCCCGCAAATATTGTCGATGAACGTCGGCAAAACGGAAATCACCCCGCCGTCCGGGATTGCCGAGGTATTGCACGGCCTGCTGATGAGCATGGTGGCCAACCCGATTGATGCGTTGATGAACGCCAATTACATCGGGATTTTAGTGTGGGCGCTGGGACTGGGCCTGGCTTTCCGTCACGCCAGCCCGAGCAGTAAAGCCTTCCTCAATGATGCCTCGAACGCCGCGACCTGGGTGGTGCGTTGCGTGATCCGCTGTGCACCGCTGGGCATTTTCGGCCTGGTGGCATCGATTCTGGCCTCCACCGGTTTTGATGCGCTGTGGGAATACGCCAGCCTGCTGTCGTTGCTGCTCGGTTGTATGCTGCTGATGGCGCTGGTGGTCAATCCGCTGCTGGTGTTTAACAAAATCCGTCGCAATCCCTATCCGCTGGTGTTCACCTGCATCCGTGAGAGCGGCGTCACCGCCTTCTTTACCCGCAGCTCTGCGGCCAATATCCCGGTGAATATGGCGCTGGCGAAACGCCTGGGCCTGGATGAGGATACCTATTCGGTTTCGATTCCGCTGGGTGCCACCATCAGCATGGCGGGGGCATCGATTACCATCACGGTACTGACGCTGGCGGCCGTGCATACGTTGGGAATTTCTGTTGATGTGCCGACGGCGATTTTGCTCAGCCTGGTGGCCTCGCTGTGCGCCTGTGGCGCTTCCGGGGTAGCAGGTGGTTCACTGCTGCTGATTCCGGTTGCCTGCAATATGTTTGGCATTCCCAATGATCTGGCGATGCAGGTGGTAGCGGTGGGCTTTATTATTGGCGTGTTGCAGGATTCAGCCGAAACCGCGCTGAACTCTTCAACCGATATTCTGTTCACTGCGGCGGTATGCCAGGCCGAAGCAGAGCGCGAAACACGCACCGCAGTATAATTATTTCCCCATAGCGGCGCGATGAATCGCGCCGCTTCGGATTTACAACGTCACCCCGCTTTTAAAAATTGCCAGTTCGCGGAAGTCATTGGCTTCATTGCGCGCAGGTTTGCCGTTGGCAATGGCAACGATCATATCGACAAAATCCGCCAGCATCGCCTCCATGCTCATGCCCTCAATCAGCCGTCCGGCGTTGAAATCAATCCAGTGCGGTTTTTTCTCCGCCAGCTGCGTATTGGTGGCAATTTTCACCGTGGGTACAAAGCCACCATAAGGCGTGCCGCGTCCGGTGGTGAATAACACCATATGGCAGCCTGCCCCTGCTAACGCACTGGTGGCTACGGCATCGTTGCCCGGCGCGCTGAGCAGATTAAGGCCCGGTGTTTTCAGGCGCTCACCGTATTTCAGCACATCCACCACCTGGCTCTGCCCGGCTTTTTGCGTGCAGCCCAGCGACTTCTCCTCCAGCGTGGTGATCCCCCCGGCTTTGTTGCCCGGTGAGGGGTTCTCATAAATCGGCTGTTGGTGGTCGATAAAGTAGCGTTTGAAGTCGTTAATCATCGCCACGGTTTTATCAAAAGTGGCCTCATCGCGGCAGCGGCTCATCAGGATACGCTCCGCACCGAACATCTCCGGCACTTCGGTCAGCACCGTGGTGCCGCCATTGGCGATCATCTGATCGGAGAAACGACCCAGCATCGGGTTGGCGGTGATGCCGGAAAAGCCGTCTGAACCGCCACACTCCAGACCAAACTTCAGCTCACTGAGTTTGCCGGGCTGGCGCTGATCATGGCGCATCACATTATATAAAGCATGCAGCCGTTCAAGTCCGGCCTCTACCTCATCATCCTGCTGCTGGCACACCATAAATTGCACACGATCGCTTTCAAACGCACCGAGGGTGTCGCGGAACACATCCACCTGGTTGTTCTCGCAACCGAGACCAATCACCAGCACCGCGCCAGCATTGGGGTGACGCACCATGTTCTGCAACATGGTACGGGTGTTCTCATGGTCCTGGCCCAGCTGCGAGCAGCCAAAAGGATGGCTGAACAGATGCACGCCATCGATGCCCGCGGCATCATCTGTCTCTTTGAGAAAACGTTGCAGGATCTGGCGCGCGATGCCGTTGACGCACCCCACGGTGGGCAGGATCCACAATTCATTGCGAATCCCCACCTCGCCGCTGGCGCGACGGTAGATCTGTACGTCACGATCCCCGGCCTGCGGCGGCAGTTCGAGAAAATCGGGCTGATAATCATATTCGTCGAGATCGCTCAGGTTAGTGCGCGCGTTCTGCGAATGAATGATTTCACCGGCAGCAATCGGCTGCGTGGCGTGCGCAATCGGTAATCCGTATTTGATCACCAGTGCATCGGTCGCCAGCGGTTGCAGCGCAAATTTATGCCCGCGCCCCACCGCCTGACGCAGCTCCACACGGACATGATTGATTTCAACCTGGGTATGGGCTTCCAAATCGCGCAACGCCACAGCGACGTTATCGCGTGAATGTATTCTTATCGCATCTTGCATAGCGTTATCTCAGTTGTGTCAGCGCCGTTCGCATCCCGTGAACGATGATGTTTTGCAGGTGTTGGCTTACCGCAGCCACCAGCCCTGGCTGCCGGGTTAAATCTTCGCCCCAATGGCTGGCGTCACTCAGTACCGTGCTGACCAGTTGTTCCACGGGAAGTTGCTGCGTTTGCACCGCTGGCCACAATTCGGCATAGCGTTGCA
The DNA window shown above is from Pantoea sp. At-9b and carries:
- a CDS encoding TerC family protein, whose amino-acid sequence is MQSVGTPLLWGSFAVVVLIMLAIDLFLQGRRGAQTMSFKQAAIWSLVWVSLSLLFSAAFWWYLNGTVGREVATAQTLAFLTGYILEKALAVDNVFVWLMLFSYFAIPAQLQRRVLVYGVLGAIVLRTIMIFGGSWLVTQFSWILYLFGAFLLFTGLKMALAKEDDDSAVGDKPLVRWLRKHLRMTDSLEGEKFFTRKNGVLFATPLLLVLIMVELSDVIFAVDSIPAIFAVTTDPFIVLTSNLFAILGLRAMYFLLANVAERFSMLKYGLAIVLVFIGIKMLIVEFWHIPVGVSLAVVGVILGGTLLINAWVNRRNDQKKISS
- a CDS encoding UxaA family hydrolase yields the protein MQDAIRIHSRDNVAVALRDLEAHTQVEINHVRVELRQAVGRGHKFALQPLATDALVIKYGLPIAHATQPIAAGEIIHSQNARTNLSDLDEYDYQPDFLELPPQAGDRDVQIYRRASGEVGIRNELWILPTVGCVNGIARQILQRFLKETDDAAGIDGVHLFSHPFGCSQLGQDHENTRTMLQNMVRHPNAGAVLVIGLGCENNQVDVFRDTLGAFESDRVQFMVCQQQDDEVEAGLERLHALYNVMRHDQRQPGKLSELKFGLECGGSDGFSGITANPMLGRFSDQMIANGGTTVLTEVPEMFGAERILMSRCRDEATFDKTVAMINDFKRYFIDHQQPIYENPSPGNKAGGITTLEEKSLGCTQKAGQSQVVDVLKYGERLKTPGLNLLSAPGNDAVATSALAGAGCHMVLFTTGRGTPYGGFVPTVKIATNTQLAEKKPHWIDFNAGRLIEGMSMEAMLADFVDMIVAIANGKPARNEANDFRELAIFKSGVTL
- a CDS encoding Gfo/Idh/MocA family protein, coding for MIRFAIVGTNWITRQFIDAAHESGKMKLSAIYSRLQEQAEAFATDYPCKLTFTSLEAMAASDAIDAVYIASPNALHCEQALLFMSHGKHVICEKPLASNLREAEAMIACARDNNVVLFEAFKTASLPTFLQLQKALPQVGKLRKALLNYCQYSSRYQRYLEGENPNTFNPRWSNGSIMDIGYYCLAAAVTLWGEPQRVTAQASLLASGVDAHGVVVLGYGDFDVTILHSKVSDSLIPSEIQGEAGSLVIEKISECQQLRFTPRGGESQNLTQPQHINSMLYEAETFAQLVSRGQVEHPGLQASRITAALLTEIRRQTGVVFPADHGN
- the sstT gene encoding serine/threonine transporter SstT, with product MQTNIIGRLGALFAGSLVKQIMLGLIAGVALAWFSRDAALAVGLLGELFVRALKAVAPLLVLVLVISSIANHQQGQKTNIRPIIMLYLLSTFFAAVVAVVFSHLFPQILSMNVGKTEITPPSGIAEVLHGLLMSMVANPIDALMNANYIGILVWALGLGLAFRHASPSSKAFLNDASNAATWVVRCVIRCAPLGIFGLVASILASTGFDALWEYASLLSLLLGCMLLMALVVNPLLVFNKIRRNPYPLVFTCIRESGVTAFFTRSSAANIPVNMALAKRLGLDEDTYSVSIPLGATISMAGASITITVLTLAAVHTLGISVDVPTAILLSLVASLCACGASGVAGGSLLLIPVACNMFGIPNDLAMQVVAVGFIIGVLQDSAETALNSSTDILFTAAVCQAEAERETRTAV